In Methylotenera mobilis JLW8, the following are encoded in one genomic region:
- a CDS encoding TonB-dependent receptor has protein sequence MRIKLISTIIAASFSGTLLAEHNEAIDLEAVEVRAPMIDSRIIKHPATVETFDKKQIEDSVNAATPAQTLKYLPSIQVRERFIGDRNGIIATRTIGTLSSAQSMLYADGVLLSNLLGNSFAFPPRWGMVSPEEIESISMMYGPFSALYAGNSFGGVMSIATRMPDKLEAHASAQAFTQKFKLYGTDESYQGNHLTASVGNKVNDFSFWLGADYLKSEGQPMNFSTATLSTTPTAGPVVTGAYQDKSETNASRVIFGANSIDDTAQTNIKFKAAYDISPQHKISYTLAVWDMKGTTDVASYIKDAAGNPVYNGRVTFNGQRYDVSGMNPGEAESLHIMQALDVKSDTKGFFDWQLTLSDYDYQKDKNSAANALSSGTVVQGNPYLTKTGRVTDLSGTGWTVFDARATLRPQAHTVDIGYHVDQYQLKSDTNNTADWTTGSKGVLNASARGETKIHALYVQDKWQINPQWALTLGGRGEYWQAEDGQNTTTISNVLRTANYKDRSVTRFSPKISISFEPEPAWGFRAAFGQAFRFPTVSEMFQPLQNGATAYFVESNPNLKPEEVIAGELTAERRYDHGLIRASLFSENKYDALISQTITNGSAIPYDTGSCTRSAGCSFVQNVDHIRTRGLELATQWQDVLIHGLDLQGSATFTEAEVLRNAAAPSTVGNKPPRIPRSMFKAVATYHSGNNLTYSLAARYSGRQYNALDNSDVNDGTFGAASKFFVVDAKVNYKFAKGYTASIGVDNLNNYKSYVFHPYPQRTGYVQLKFDY, from the coding sequence ATGCGTATTAAGCTAATTTCAACCATTATCGCTGCAAGCTTTAGCGGAACATTATTGGCTGAGCATAATGAGGCGATTGATTTAGAGGCAGTTGAGGTGCGTGCGCCTATGATTGACAGCCGTATCATTAAGCACCCAGCCACCGTTGAGACCTTTGATAAAAAACAGATTGAAGATAGCGTTAACGCTGCTACCCCTGCGCAAACCTTAAAATATCTCCCTAGCATCCAAGTCCGTGAGCGTTTTATCGGTGACCGTAACGGCATCATCGCCACACGAACTATTGGTACCTTATCCAGTGCGCAAAGTATGCTGTATGCCGATGGCGTGCTGCTTTCTAACTTACTTGGTAACTCATTTGCATTTCCGCCGCGCTGGGGTATGGTGAGCCCTGAAGAAATTGAAAGCATCAGCATGATGTATGGGCCATTCTCTGCTCTGTATGCAGGCAATTCGTTTGGTGGTGTGATGAGTATTGCCACACGCATGCCTGACAAACTGGAAGCACACGCTAGCGCGCAGGCTTTTACGCAAAAATTTAAACTGTATGGTACTGACGAGAGTTATCAGGGTAATCACTTAACAGCTTCTGTTGGTAATAAAGTGAATGATTTTTCATTCTGGCTAGGTGCTGATTATTTAAAAAGTGAAGGGCAGCCGATGAACTTCTCAACGGCAACGCTTTCAACCACTCCAACTGCTGGCCCTGTGGTGACTGGCGCGTATCAAGATAAAAGTGAAACGAATGCTAGCCGAGTTATTTTTGGTGCGAACAGCATTGACGATACAGCCCAGACCAATATTAAATTCAAAGCTGCTTATGATATTAGCCCGCAACACAAAATATCCTATACGCTGGCAGTGTGGGATATGAAGGGGACAACAGATGTGGCAAGTTACATTAAAGATGCTGCTGGCAACCCAGTGTACAACGGTAGGGTAACGTTTAATGGGCAGCGTTATGATGTGTCTGGGATGAACCCGGGTGAGGCTGAGTCATTACATATCATGCAGGCGCTGGATGTTAAATCTGACACCAAAGGCTTTTTTGACTGGCAATTGACGCTGTCAGATTACGATTACCAGAAAGATAAAAATAGTGCGGCCAATGCACTGTCATCAGGCACTGTGGTACAAGGTAACCCCTATCTTACCAAGACCGGGCGCGTGACTGACTTATCCGGAACCGGCTGGACCGTGTTTGACGCGCGCGCGACTTTGCGCCCACAGGCACACACCGTGGATATTGGCTATCATGTGGATCAATACCAATTAAAGAGTGATACCAATAACACTGCCGATTGGACGACAGGTAGCAAGGGCGTATTGAACGCATCGGCACGTGGTGAAACAAAAATTCATGCACTTTATGTGCAGGATAAATGGCAGATTAATCCGCAGTGGGCGCTTACCTTGGGCGGGCGTGGCGAGTATTGGCAGGCAGAAGATGGACAAAACACAACCACTATTTCTAATGTATTGCGCACCGCCAATTATAAAGATAGATCGGTGACCAGATTCTCGCCTAAAATCTCCATTAGCTTTGAGCCTGAGCCAGCATGGGGTTTTCGTGCCGCGTTTGGGCAGGCGTTTCGCTTTCCGACCGTCAGCGAGATGTTCCAACCTTTACAGAATGGTGCCACGGCTTACTTTGTAGAATCTAACCCAAACTTAAAGCCAGAAGAAGTGATTGCCGGTGAGCTGACGGCCGAGCGACGCTATGATCATGGCTTGATTCGCGCCAGTTTGTTTAGTGAGAATAAGTACGATGCGCTTATTTCTCAAACTATTACCAATGGGAGTGCGATTCCTTATGATACCGGTAGCTGTACGAGAAGCGCGGGCTGTAGTTTTGTGCAGAATGTTGACCATATCCGTACGCGTGGGTTGGAGCTGGCAACGCAGTGGCAGGATGTGTTGATACATGGCTTGGATCTGCAAGGTAGCGCCACTTTTACCGAGGCTGAGGTGTTGCGTAATGCTGCTGCCCCTAGTACTGTAGGCAATAAGCCACCACGTATTCCACGTAGTATGTTTAAAGCGGTTGCAACCTACCATAGCGGCAATAATCTCACGTATAGTTTAGCTGCTCGCTATAGTGGCCGCCAATATAATGCACTGGATAACAGTGATGTTAATGATGGTACATTTGGTGCCGCAAGCAAGTTTTTTGTAGTAGATGCTAAGGTCAACTATAAATTTGCTAAAGGCTATACAGCAAGTATCGGGGTGGATAACTTGAATAATTATAAATCCTACGTGTTTCACCCTTATCCGCAACGTACCGGTTATGTTCAACTAAAATTTGATTACTGA
- a CDS encoding bifunctional riboflavin kinase/FAD synthetase, with protein MQIFRHIPTSLQQPCALAIGNFDGMHLGHQALLAQLKQTAQAVNLEAAVMTFEPHPREFFTPESAPARLCSMREKLEYFAQAGVERVYVCRFNQRFAKVTAEAFMHELLRNAVNAQAVLVGEDFRFGAKRAGSVNDFVAAGFKLVSLPQVDLGSERVSSTRVRSALDEGRLQEAALLLGRGYSISGKVVHGAKRGRQLGFPTANVHMRHERPALKGVYAVKLDGLNAVANLGVRPTIAGVPKLSLEVHVLDFNGNLYDKHVHVEFLQKIRNEMKFDGLDALKAQIAIDVELARKFFGALTPAER; from the coding sequence ATGCAAATTTTTAGACACATTCCTACCAGTTTGCAGCAGCCGTGTGCCTTGGCAATAGGTAACTTTGACGGCATGCATTTAGGGCATCAGGCGTTATTGGCACAACTTAAGCAGACGGCGCAGGCGGTAAACTTAGAGGCGGCAGTAATGACGTTTGAGCCGCACCCACGAGAGTTTTTTACACCAGAAAGTGCGCCAGCACGGCTGTGCTCTATGCGTGAAAAGTTGGAGTACTTTGCGCAAGCTGGGGTAGAGCGCGTGTATGTGTGTAGGTTTAACCAGCGATTTGCTAAGGTGACGGCCGAGGCTTTCATGCATGAGCTATTGCGTAATGCCGTGAACGCGCAGGCCGTTTTGGTGGGCGAGGATTTCCGCTTTGGTGCCAAGCGTGCCGGTTCTGTTAATGATTTTGTCGCAGCAGGGTTTAAGTTGGTGAGTTTGCCTCAGGTAGATCTGGGTAGTGAGCGGGTTTCCAGTACCCGAGTGCGCTCGGCCTTGGATGAAGGACGTTTGCAAGAAGCTGCATTGCTGCTGGGTAGAGGTTACAGTATTAGCGGTAAGGTGGTGCACGGTGCAAAGCGTGGACGTCAGCTTGGTTTTCCTACTGCTAATGTACATATGCGGCATGAGCGCCCTGCGTTAAAAGGGGTGTATGCAGTAAAATTAGACGGTTTAAACGCCGTGGCAAATTTAGGAGTACGCCCGACTATTGCCGGTGTGCCTAAGCTGTCATTGGAAGTGCATGTCCTTGATTTTAATGGTAACTTGTACGATAAGCATGTGCATGTAGAGTTTTTGCAAAAAATTAGGAATGAAATGAAGTTTGATGGTTTGGATGCGTTGAAAGCGCAAATTGCAATTGATGTAGAATTAGCAAGAAAGTTTTTTGGGGCGCTTACTCCCGCAGAGCGGTAA
- the lspA gene encoding signal peptidase II — MRKWFALSAIVVALDLYTKYLIQQDFVYGEHLTITGFFDLVRFHNEGAAFSFLANAGGWQKWFFTAVTAVAAIVISYLIKKHHQEKLFSLGLALVLGGAIGNLYDRLTLGYVVDFLFFHIDQLYWPAFNVADSAICVGVGLLLADSFKKSNVS; from the coding sequence ATGCGTAAGTGGTTTGCGCTTAGCGCCATTGTGGTTGCGCTGGATTTATACACCAAGTATCTGATTCAGCAAGATTTTGTATATGGTGAGCATTTAACCATTACTGGCTTTTTTGATTTGGTACGTTTTCATAATGAAGGTGCAGCATTTAGCTTTTTAGCCAATGCTGGCGGTTGGCAGAAGTGGTTTTTCACTGCGGTGACTGCGGTTGCCGCCATTGTGATTAGCTATCTGATTAAAAAGCATCATCAAGAGAAACTATTTAGCCTAGGTTTGGCCTTAGTATTAGGCGGTGCGATCGGTAATTTGTATGATCGCCTGACCTTGGGTTATGTCGTGGATTTTCTGTTTTTTCATATTGATCAGTTATATTGGCCGGCGTTTAACGTGGCTGATAGTGCAATATGCGTTGGAGTTGGTTTGTTACTTGCGGATAGTTTCAAAAAGTCAAACGTAAGTTAA
- a CDS encoding molybdopterin-dependent oxidoreductase translates to MPDWKKLIEGKIAIAKRGAKPSKANANERIPAGQTEVKNFPTLDLGIRPQVTTDNWSLRVYGLVEHEIDINWAQFQAMPQVTEVSDFHCVTRWSQLDMDWQGVPAREILAMAAPLPAAKHVTLHGYDGYTTNLPLDALLDDDVIIAHSVLGGPLTAAHGGPVRIVVPKRYAWKGAKWLKAIELHEFDRPGFWEVRGYHNEADPWREERFSDD, encoded by the coding sequence ATGCCAGATTGGAAAAAGCTTATAGAAGGCAAAATTGCAATAGCAAAGCGTGGTGCAAAGCCAAGCAAAGCTAATGCAAATGAGCGGATTCCAGCCGGGCAAACCGAGGTCAAAAACTTTCCGACTCTGGACTTGGGCATCCGTCCACAAGTGACCACCGACAACTGGAGCCTGCGTGTGTATGGTTTAGTAGAGCATGAGATCGACATCAATTGGGCGCAATTTCAGGCCATGCCGCAAGTGACCGAAGTCTCAGATTTTCATTGTGTGACACGTTGGAGCCAATTGGATATGGATTGGCAGGGGGTGCCAGCCCGTGAGATTCTAGCGATGGCTGCGCCGCTGCCAGCCGCTAAACATGTCACTCTGCACGGTTATGATGGTTACACCACTAACTTACCTTTGGATGCGTTGCTGGATGATGATGTCATCATCGCTCATAGTGTGCTGGGTGGGCCTTTAACCGCAGCGCATGGGGGGCCAGTGCGCATAGTGGTACCTAAGCGTTACGCCTGGAAAGGTGCTAAGTGGCTAAAAGCGATTGAGTTGCATGAGTTCGACCGCCCTGGGTTTTGGGAGGTGCGCGGTTACCATAATGAAGCTGATCCGTGGCGTGAGGAGCGCTTTAGCGACGACTAA
- a CDS encoding response regulator transcription factor, with amino-acid sequence MLEHSTDPKTSDEQPTLLLVDDDEVFLNALAMAMRKRGFFVTLANCAETAFAIAQADPPEFAVVDLKMPGNSGLVLVRQLTSLQAATKIVVLTGYASIATAVEAIKLGATHYLAKPVDADEIVAAFDKQTGDAEVELASSPLPVGRLEWEHIQRVLSENDGNISATARSLNMHRRTLQRKLGKKPSINPNII; translated from the coding sequence ATGCTTGAGCACAGCACAGACCCCAAAACTAGCGACGAGCAGCCTACCCTACTGCTGGTGGATGATGATGAAGTATTTTTGAACGCGCTGGCAATGGCAATGCGTAAACGTGGTTTTTTCGTCACACTGGCCAACTGCGCAGAAACTGCCTTTGCCATTGCACAGGCCGATCCACCGGAGTTTGCGGTAGTTGACCTGAAAATGCCAGGCAACTCCGGCTTAGTATTAGTCCGGCAGCTTACAAGCCTGCAAGCGGCAACAAAAATTGTAGTGCTCACCGGCTATGCCAGCATTGCCACAGCAGTAGAAGCGATTAAATTAGGGGCAACCCACTACTTGGCAAAGCCGGTAGATGCCGATGAGATTGTTGCGGCATTTGATAAACAAACTGGGGATGCCGAAGTGGAGTTAGCCTCATCGCCACTACCTGTCGGCAGATTAGAGTGGGAACATATTCAACGTGTATTATCAGAGAATGATGGCAATATCTCCGCCACTGCACGAAGCCTCAATATGCATAGACGTACACTGCAAAGAAAATTGGGCAAGAAACCTAGCATCAACCCAAACATCATCTAA
- a CDS encoding sialidase family protein: protein MMKITTLLWTFLFCISTQLQAHEGHTHPQKSSLAVSLAFDATGRLWRVGVQDGFVVVDASADNGKSFTQPVRINAQSQKVGADGEARPKIAVGPEGNLYVTWTEGLKAPFSGYIWFARSVNQGKTFEPSMLVHQDKAEITHRFDSLNVNSKGKITVTWVDKRDLIAAKAAGKPYEGAAIYYAVSENKGSSFSAEQKLADSSCECCRIALTNKPDGTVVAMWRHVFEGSERDHMMAEIPVNHQLPAPKRATFGRWKVDGCPHHGAALASGGEGAAWWGYHMAWFDGGNDDAGGKATLYYARMDGEAWVSSPAKKFGNMKKQAGHPALATMGDDVWLVWREKDGGKHQVWLMKSSDAGKSWDKPKLLSETAGVADYPVLLQKDKQMFLLWNTSVDGLKALAI from the coding sequence ATGATGAAAATTACGACCTTACTTTGGACTTTTTTGTTTTGCATAAGCACCCAGCTACAAGCGCATGAAGGGCACACGCATCCGCAAAAGAGCAGTCTAGCCGTGAGCCTTGCCTTTGATGCTACGGGCCGCTTATGGCGAGTGGGGGTGCAAGATGGTTTTGTGGTGGTGGATGCCAGTGCTGATAATGGTAAGAGCTTTACTCAGCCAGTCAGGATTAACGCTCAGTCGCAAAAAGTTGGCGCAGATGGTGAAGCGAGACCGAAAATAGCAGTTGGTCCGGAAGGTAATCTCTATGTCACTTGGACGGAGGGGCTTAAAGCGCCATTTTCCGGTTACATCTGGTTTGCTCGCTCCGTCAATCAAGGCAAAACGTTTGAGCCGTCTATGCTGGTACATCAAGATAAAGCCGAAATCACCCATCGCTTTGATTCACTTAATGTGAATAGCAAAGGTAAAATCACCGTGACTTGGGTTGATAAGCGTGATTTGATTGCGGCTAAAGCGGCAGGCAAGCCATATGAGGGCGCTGCAATTTATTATGCAGTTTCGGAAAACAAAGGCTCGAGCTTTAGTGCAGAACAAAAGCTAGCTGACAGTAGCTGCGAGTGTTGCCGTATTGCCCTGACCAATAAACCCGATGGCACCGTAGTGGCTATGTGGCGCCATGTGTTTGAGGGCAGTGAGCGCGACCATATGATGGCGGAGATTCCTGTTAATCATCAGCTCCCTGCACCTAAACGAGCAACCTTTGGCCGTTGGAAGGTGGACGGCTGCCCACACCACGGCGCGGCGTTGGCTAGCGGTGGAGAGGGCGCTGCTTGGTGGGGTTACCACATGGCGTGGTTTGATGGCGGTAACGATGATGCGGGCGGAAAAGCGACGCTATATTACGCCCGTATGGATGGCGAAGCATGGGTGTCGTCACCAGCCAAAAAATTTGGCAATATGAAAAAACAGGCTGGGCATCCAGCCTTGGCTACAATGGGTGATGATGTTTGGTTGGTATGGCGTGAAAAAGACGGTGGCAAACATCAGGTCTGGCTAATGAAGTCTAGCGATGCAGGTAAGAGCTGGGATAAGCCAAAGCTGTTGAGTGAAACTGCGGGTGTGGCTGATTACCCTGTGCTGCTACAAAAAGATAAACAAATGTTCTTGTTATGGAACACCTCCGTTGATGGGCTAAAAGCCTTAGCTATTTAG
- a CDS encoding ATP-binding protein, with translation MNMQFPTLENPTRRNLQRLFLLRSVMLAFMLAATLALYHLHIPLPKIPIALAVGGMLLLNLMTLLRLRKFSTVTDHELLLQLLGDLVGLTILFYFTGGYSNPLVWMYLLPLTIAAVALKREYTWLLAAIAVTCYSTLVFYYVPLSHLHMHYLAGKSLDIHLVGMWLGFVVSAGIIAFFVTRIGQSLRDYDQILASVREKSLESERALSLGTLAASAAHELGTPLATMAVISKELALDLSNQPEQLQQLAIIRTQIDRCKEILSSITRDAGQSRADAGQGLALRQFLQEVIQRWRDTRPATELVINFGNSSSNPHIFTDRTLSQAIQNLLDNAADASPDKVLFDANWDENTLQIYIRDFGNGLSDEVKAQLGKPFFSSKHGNGMGLGLYLTEIIIAKFGGTLTLSNHAEGGVLTTIHLPLQPLRISD, from the coding sequence ATGAATATGCAATTTCCTACTTTAGAAAATCCAACACGCCGCAACCTGCAGCGCTTATTTTTGCTGCGTAGCGTCATGCTGGCCTTCATGCTGGCCGCCACACTGGCACTGTATCACCTGCACATTCCACTACCTAAGATACCAATCGCGCTCGCAGTTGGCGGCATGCTGTTACTCAACTTAATGACGCTGTTGCGCCTGCGAAAATTCAGCACGGTGACTGACCATGAATTGTTATTGCAGTTATTGGGTGATTTAGTCGGGCTCACTATCCTGTTTTATTTTACCGGCGGTTACAGCAACCCTTTAGTGTGGATGTACTTACTACCGCTAACCATTGCCGCAGTGGCCTTAAAACGTGAATATACTTGGCTACTCGCCGCGATTGCCGTAACGTGTTATTCCACACTGGTGTTTTACTACGTACCGTTATCGCACCTGCATATGCATTATTTAGCAGGAAAATCGCTAGATATCCATTTAGTTGGCATGTGGTTAGGCTTTGTAGTGAGTGCAGGCATTATTGCTTTTTTTGTCACGCGTATTGGGCAAAGCTTGCGTGATTACGATCAAATTCTAGCCTCGGTACGCGAAAAATCGTTAGAAAGTGAGCGTGCACTCTCGCTGGGAACGCTCGCCGCCAGCGCGGCCCATGAACTAGGCACACCACTCGCCACCATGGCCGTTATAAGCAAAGAGCTGGCGCTGGATTTATCTAACCAGCCAGAGCAACTGCAGCAGCTAGCCATCATCCGCACGCAAATCGACCGCTGCAAGGAAATACTATCCTCCATTACACGCGATGCCGGCCAAAGCCGTGCCGATGCTGGACAAGGCCTAGCCTTACGCCAATTCTTACAGGAGGTGATTCAGCGCTGGCGCGACACGCGCCCAGCGACGGAGTTAGTAATCAATTTTGGCAACAGCTCCAGCAACCCACACATCTTTACCGACCGCACATTAAGCCAGGCAATACAGAACTTATTAGACAACGCAGCCGATGCCTCGCCCGATAAAGTGCTATTTGATGCAAACTGGGATGAAAACACACTACAGATATATATTAGAGACTTTGGTAATGGCTTGAGCGATGAAGTAAAGGCACAGCTAGGCAAACCATTCTTTAGCTCAAAACATGGTAATGGCATGGGTCTGGGGCTGTACCTCACAGAGATTATTATTGCCAAATTTGGCGGTACGCTCACACTAAGCAACCATGCCGAAGGCGGTGTACTCACCACCATCCACTTACCGTTACAGCCATTACGCATAAGTGATTAA
- the ileS gene encoding isoleucine--tRNA ligase — MTEDNKEQSKYKLNLPETAFPMRGDLAKREPAWLKSWQDKKLYTRIRNARKGAKKFILHDGPPYANGDIHIGHAVNKILKDIIVKSKTFSGFDAPYVPGWDCHGLPIELVVEKNHGKNIDPAQFRELCRAYAAEQVEKQKKDFIRLGVQADWDNPYLTMDYQTEADIMRALGDIYKNGYLYQGSKPVHWCVDCGSALAEAEVEYEDVNSPAIDVGFKVVDNAALSKAFGVTVAGDAYAVIWTTTPWTLPANQAVSVHPELDYDLIQTSKGLLILANALATATLTRYAEADAKVLATCKGLALKYLQLEHPFDARQVPVITGEHVTTEAGTGLVHTAAAHGNDDWLVMRANFPEQKPRVLIGSDGKFFSSELVEFSAIRGLTRQDANKVILAKMQESGHLLASARLNHSFPHCWRHKTPLMQLATHQWFIGMNAQDINGKALREHANKAVDETEFFPSWGRARLEAMIKNRPDWCVSRQRNWGVPMPLFVHKETGEPHPKTAELLEQAALLTEKTGVEAWFSLDGTAFLAQHAPENAEQYKKVTDTLDVWFDSGSTHAAVLKRRPELAFPADLYLEGSDQHRGWFQSSLLTGCAIDGHAPYKALLTHGFVVDGSGHKMSKSKGNVVAPQKVMDTYGADILRLWVASTDYSGELTISDEILKRVAESYRRIRNTLRFLLANLADFDATKDLLPVSEWLEIDRYALHLTDKLQTGILADYDRYEFHLAVQKFVSFCSEDLGGFYLDILKDRLYTTGETSHARRVAQSTLHHITHTMMRLMAPILSFTADEIWQTLGLDADKTVFEELWYSLPAHGLNGAAIQSWQTVLEVRALANKAIEEKRAAGLVGSSLQSELDIYADGATFEALSRLQDDLRFVLITSRASLHQRSGTLEVQVAPSAHTKCDRCWHYRADVGADAAHPHICGRCVSNLFGKGEVRSHA; from the coding sequence ATGACTGAAGACAATAAAGAGCAAAGCAAGTATAAATTAAACTTACCTGAGACTGCCTTTCCGATGCGCGGCGACTTGGCGAAGCGTGAACCGGCATGGCTAAAGTCATGGCAGGATAAAAAGCTATATACGCGTATTCGCAACGCACGTAAGGGCGCAAAAAAATTCATTTTGCATGACGGCCCGCCTTATGCCAATGGTGATATTCACATTGGGCATGCAGTGAATAAAATCTTAAAAGACATCATCGTTAAATCTAAAACATTTTCGGGCTTTGATGCACCTTATGTGCCGGGCTGGGATTGCCATGGCTTGCCGATTGAGTTGGTTGTAGAAAAAAATCACGGTAAAAATATAGACCCTGCACAGTTTCGTGAGTTGTGCCGTGCTTATGCTGCTGAGCAGGTAGAAAAGCAAAAGAAAGACTTCATCCGTTTGGGTGTGCAAGCAGATTGGGATAATCCGTATTTAACAATGGATTACCAAACCGAAGCTGACATAATGCGTGCTTTAGGTGACATTTATAAAAATGGCTACCTATATCAAGGCAGCAAACCTGTACATTGGTGTGTAGATTGCGGCTCTGCGTTGGCTGAAGCTGAGGTGGAGTACGAGGACGTCAACTCACCGGCGATTGATGTGGGCTTTAAAGTTGTAGACAATGCAGCATTGAGTAAAGCGTTTGGCGTTACGGTTGCAGGTGATGCCTATGCGGTGATTTGGACAACTACACCATGGACCTTGCCAGCCAACCAGGCGGTAAGCGTGCACCCTGAGCTGGATTATGACTTGATTCAAACCAGCAAAGGTTTGCTGATACTTGCCAATGCTTTAGCTACGGCAACATTAACGCGTTATGCAGAAGCCGATGCAAAGGTGCTGGCAACCTGTAAAGGCTTGGCATTAAAGTATCTTCAACTAGAGCACCCGTTTGACGCACGTCAGGTGCCAGTGATTACTGGTGAACACGTAACCACCGAGGCTGGTACCGGTTTGGTACATACGGCAGCTGCACACGGTAATGATGACTGGCTGGTGATGCGTGCTAACTTCCCAGAACAAAAGCCTAGAGTTTTAATCGGTAGTGATGGCAAGTTCTTCAGCAGTGAGCTGGTGGAGTTCTCCGCCATTCGTGGTTTAACCAGACAGGATGCCAATAAAGTAATCTTGGCAAAAATGCAGGAGAGTGGTCACTTACTGGCGAGCGCACGTTTGAATCATAGCTTCCCACATTGCTGGCGCCATAAAACGCCACTGATGCAATTGGCGACCCACCAATGGTTTATTGGCATGAATGCGCAAGACATCAATGGTAAAGCATTGCGTGAGCATGCCAACAAAGCCGTAGACGAGACTGAGTTCTTCCCGAGCTGGGGCCGTGCACGCCTAGAGGCCATGATTAAAAATCGCCCGGACTGGTGTGTGTCACGTCAACGTAACTGGGGCGTACCTATGCCATTGTTTGTGCATAAGGAAACAGGTGAGCCGCATCCAAAAACAGCAGAGCTGTTAGAGCAAGCTGCCTTACTCACGGAAAAAACCGGCGTAGAAGCTTGGTTTAGTTTAGATGGTACGGCGTTCTTGGCGCAACATGCGCCAGAGAATGCCGAGCAATACAAGAAGGTGACTGATACCCTTGACGTGTGGTTTGATTCAGGCAGTACGCATGCTGCGGTGTTGAAGCGCCGCCCTGAGCTAGCCTTCCCTGCAGATTTGTATCTAGAGGGCTCAGACCAGCACCGCGGCTGGTTCCAGTCTAGCTTGCTGACCGGCTGTGCGATTGATGGTCATGCTCCGTATAAAGCATTGCTCACGCATGGTTTTGTGGTGGATGGTAGCGGCCACAAAATGAGTAAATCTAAAGGTAATGTGGTTGCGCCACAAAAGGTGATGGATACCTACGGTGCAGATATCCTGCGTTTGTGGGTGGCCTCTACCGATTACTCAGGCGAGTTGACTATTTCTGATGAGATCTTGAAGCGTGTTGCTGAAAGTTATCGCCGCATTCGCAACACTTTACGTTTCTTATTGGCGAACTTGGCTGACTTTGATGCAACCAAAGACTTGTTGCCAGTGAGCGAATGGTTAGAGATTGACCGTTATGCCTTGCATTTAACCGACAAGTTGCAAACTGGAATCTTGGCGGATTATGACCGTTATGAATTCCACTTGGCGGTACAGAAGTTTGTGAGTTTCTGTTCAGAGGATTTAGGCGGTTTCTATTTAGATATTCTAAAAGACCGTTTATACACTACGGGTGAAACTTCACATGCGCGCCGTGTTGCGCAAAGTACTTTGCATCACATTACCCACACCATGATGCGTTTAATGGCACCGATTTTAAGTTTCACTGCAGATGAAATCTGGCAAACGCTAGGTTTAGATGCGGATAAAACGGTGTTTGAAGAGCTTTGGTATAGCTTGCCAGCGCATGGACTAAACGGCGCAGCGATTCAATCGTGGCAAACGGTGCTAGAAGTGCGTGCATTAGCAAATAAAGCGATAGAAGAAAAACGTGCAGCTGGCCTAGTGGGCTCATCCTTGCAGTCTGAGTTGGATATTTACGCAGATGGCGCAACATTTGAGGCATTAAGTCGCTTGCAGGATGATTTACGTTTTGTGCTGATTACATCACGTGCTTCACTGCACCAGCGTAGCGGTACGTTAGAAGTACAGGTTGCTCCAAGCGCACATACTAAATGCGACCGTTGCTGGCATTACCGTGCAGACGTGGGTGCCGATGCTGCGCATCCGCATATTTGCGGGCGCTGCGTAAGCAATTTGTTTGGCAAGGGTGAGGTGCGCTCACATGCGTAA